One Edaphobacter flagellatus genomic region harbors:
- a CDS encoding ATP-binding protein encodes MAASSSFEAVLPQQQFVPTAFASTPEQPTPVEQIVAALRTIPAIDGLTDEEYTWLATHGVERKGEDGAIVFTEGTPADSMIFLLQGDVQVRRRNGGPLTMWIGRAGLMTGKLPFSRMKTYGGEGYLVGPGWSLGIHEDKFPEMLAAIPSMAQRCVSALLDRVREVTRIEQQAEKLNALGKLAGNLAHELNNPASAAQRSASSLFSELRQYGDQKYRMGNLCLPESITSRYRTWVINVRAVMAERDMKGGTKDILADSDREMDLVRWLESHSIPNPWAIAPALAETGLPIEHLDELANIMTAEALPVAVATVASSLRAERMAETVVNSTMRIFDLIRAIKDYSYMDQAPIQEVDLAQSLTNTLAMFKSRMYDVKVETDFDPLLPPVAAYGRELNQVWTALIENALDAIHDKGTLQLKTHLQGQMAIVEIWDNGVGIDPELQSRIFEPFYTTKAPGLGLGLGLDTAQRIVQRHSGYIHVESKPGATCFQVRLPLEQAGAY; translated from the coding sequence GTTTGTACCTACAGCCTTTGCTTCCACTCCCGAGCAGCCGACGCCCGTCGAGCAGATCGTCGCCGCCTTGCGCACGATCCCTGCGATCGATGGACTGACCGATGAAGAGTACACATGGCTTGCGACACATGGCGTGGAGCGTAAGGGTGAAGACGGAGCCATCGTTTTTACCGAAGGCACACCTGCGGACAGCATGATCTTTCTGCTACAGGGAGATGTCCAGGTACGACGCCGCAACGGCGGACCGCTGACCATGTGGATTGGGCGCGCCGGCCTGATGACAGGCAAACTTCCCTTCTCGCGCATGAAGACCTACGGCGGCGAGGGCTATCTCGTAGGGCCGGGCTGGTCGCTCGGTATTCACGAGGACAAGTTTCCGGAGATGCTGGCTGCGATTCCGTCGATGGCACAACGTTGTGTCTCAGCGCTGCTGGATCGCGTGCGCGAAGTAACGCGCATCGAACAACAGGCCGAGAAGCTTAACGCTTTGGGCAAGCTCGCCGGCAATCTTGCGCATGAGTTGAACAATCCCGCATCGGCGGCGCAGCGCTCGGCTTCGAGCCTCTTTTCGGAGCTGCGGCAGTATGGCGACCAGAAGTACCGTATGGGAAATCTTTGTTTACCCGAATCGATCACATCGCGGTATCGCACCTGGGTGATCAACGTTCGCGCGGTCATGGCCGAGCGTGACATGAAGGGCGGCACGAAGGACATCCTTGCGGACAGCGATCGCGAGATGGATCTGGTTCGCTGGCTGGAGAGTCACAGCATTCCCAATCCGTGGGCGATTGCTCCCGCGCTTGCTGAGACGGGATTGCCGATCGAACATCTCGATGAGCTGGCCAACATTATGACGGCAGAGGCTCTGCCGGTTGCTGTGGCGACAGTTGCCAGCTCGTTACGTGCCGAGCGCATGGCGGAGACGGTCGTCAACTCGACGATGCGCATCTTCGACCTGATTCGCGCGATCAAAGACTACTCGTACATGGACCAGGCTCCGATTCAGGAGGTCGATCTGGCGCAGTCGCTGACGAATACGCTGGCGATGTTCAAGTCGCGGATGTACGACGTGAAGGTTGAGACGGACTTCGATCCGCTGTTGCCTCCGGTTGCAGCCTATGGACGCGAGCTGAACCAGGTGTGGACGGCTTTGATCGAGAACGCTCTGGATGCGATTCACGACAAAGGGACGCTGCAGCTGAAGACGCATCTGCAGGGTCAGATGGCCATCGTCGAGATATGGGACAACGGCGTGGGTATCGATCCTGAACTGCAGAGCCGCATCTTCGAGCCCTTCTACACGACCAAGGCTCCCGGACTTGGGCTGGGGCTGGGGCTGGATACGGCGCAGCGGATCGTGCAGCGCCATTCGGGCTATATCCACGTCGAATCGAAGCCGGGCGCAACCTGCTTCCAGGTTCGCCTGCCTCTGGAACAGGCGGGAGCATACTAG